In one window of Euzebya rosea DNA:
- a CDS encoding PLP-dependent cysteine synthase family protein — MLARSIADAVGRTPLVRLPNLSPDGYEIHLKLEGHNPTGSIKDRVAKYLIESAERQGLLHEGSRILEPTSGNTGIALAALCAPRGYKLTCVMPENTSEERRQILELFGVDIVLSPANEGSNGSVRVAREMAAADPDLYMPFQYGNQANPQAHYETTGPEILADLPDITAFVAGLGTGGTVTGVGTRLKAHDPDIKVYAAEPQYGDLVYGLRNLDEGYVPEVLDQSVLDSRIKVDSLKALRATRALAAEEGIFAGVSTGASLAVAIRVCGRLPKGSKIVAISPDGGWKYLSTGAYAGGNVEDIAESIADTLWA; from the coding sequence GTGCTCGCCCGTTCGATCGCCGACGCCGTCGGCCGCACCCCCTTGGTGCGGCTGCCGAACCTGTCCCCGGACGGCTACGAGATCCACCTCAAGCTGGAGGGGCACAACCCGACGGGGTCCATCAAGGATCGCGTCGCCAAGTACCTGATCGAGTCCGCCGAACGGCAGGGGCTGCTCCACGAGGGCTCCCGCATCCTCGAACCGACGTCGGGCAACACCGGCATCGCCCTGGCCGCCCTCTGCGCCCCGCGTGGCTACAAGCTGACCTGCGTCATGCCGGAGAACACGTCCGAGGAACGTCGGCAGATCCTCGAGCTGTTCGGCGTCGACATCGTCCTGTCGCCGGCCAACGAGGGCTCCAACGGCTCGGTCCGGGTGGCCCGCGAGATGGCTGCCGCAGACCCCGACCTGTACATGCCGTTCCAGTACGGCAACCAGGCCAACCCGCAGGCGCACTACGAGACGACCGGCCCCGAGATCCTGGCGGACCTGCCCGACATCACCGCCTTCGTGGCGGGCCTCGGCACCGGCGGGACCGTCACCGGCGTGGGTACCCGGCTGAAGGCCCACGACCCCGACATCAAGGTCTACGCCGCCGAACCGCAGTACGGCGACCTCGTCTACGGGTTGCGCAACCTCGACGAGGGCTACGTGCCCGAGGTCCTGGACCAGTCGGTGCTCGACAGCCGCATCAAGGTCGACTCCCTGAAGGCCCTGCGGGCGACCCGTGCGCTGGCCGCCGAGGAGGGCATCTTCGCCGGCGTGTCCACGGGGGCGTCGCTGGCCGTCGCGATCCGCGTCTGCGGCCGCCTGCCGAAGGGGTCGAAGATCGTCGCCATCTCACCCGACGGCGGCTGGAAGTACCTCTCCACCGGCGCCTACGCCGGCGGCAACGTCGAGGACATCGCCGAGTCGATCGCCGACACCCTCTGGGCCTGA
- a CDS encoding MaoC/PaaZ C-terminal domain-containing protein — MADTTDRPETAPTVIELDSPPDLTPMLAKVAAGALPLPGRGGGKGDAGLPDTTVVLHDATVDLDHLASYAEVCGFRLGSTLPPTYLHMLGFPLSVQLMTRDDFPFGLMGMVHVANRITQHRPVGVGETLELTASVTNLRPHPKGRQMDNVVVATVDGATVWESTSTYLTRGSGADEAAKGSSVDVEVATLPLTGLWRVPGDIGRRYGAVSGDRNPIHMSGLTAKAFGFPKAIAHGMWTKARALAGLEGGIPAACDIDVAFKLPLLLPRTVEYATQRTDDGGWTFGVRSRDGKPHLAGTVTPR, encoded by the coding sequence ATGGCCGACACCACCGACCGGCCCGAGACCGCACCGACGGTCATCGAGCTCGACAGCCCGCCCGACCTGACGCCGATGCTGGCGAAGGTGGCGGCGGGGGCCCTCCCGCTGCCCGGTCGCGGCGGCGGGAAGGGCGACGCGGGGTTGCCCGACACCACCGTCGTGCTGCACGACGCGACCGTGGACCTCGACCACCTGGCGTCCTACGCCGAGGTGTGCGGGTTCCGCCTGGGGTCGACCCTGCCCCCCACCTACCTGCACATGCTGGGGTTCCCCCTGTCGGTGCAGCTGATGACCCGCGACGACTTCCCGTTCGGACTGATGGGGATGGTGCACGTCGCCAACCGCATCACCCAGCACCGTCCCGTCGGTGTCGGGGAGACGCTGGAGCTGACCGCATCGGTCACCAACCTGCGCCCCCACCCGAAGGGGAGGCAGATGGACAACGTCGTCGTCGCCACCGTCGACGGCGCGACCGTCTGGGAGTCCACCAGCACCTACCTCACGCGTGGGTCCGGCGCGGACGAGGCTGCCAAGGGCAGCAGCGTGGACGTCGAGGTCGCCACCCTGCCCCTCACGGGCCTGTGGCGGGTCCCCGGCGACATCGGTCGTCGGTACGGCGCCGTCTCGGGTGACCGCAACCCCATCCACATGTCCGGCCTGACCGCGAAGGCGTTCGGCTTCCCCAAGGCCATCGCCCACGGCATGTGGACCAAGGCCCGGGCGCTGGCGGGCCTCGAGGGCGGCATCCCCGCGGCCTGCGACATCGACGTGGCCTTCAAGCTGCCGCTGCTGCTGCCCCGCACCGTGGAGTACGCCACCCAGCGCACCGACGACGGCGGCTGGACGTTCGGCGTCCGCAGCCGCGACGGCAAGCCGCACCTGGCGGGGACCGTCACACCCCGCTGA
- a CDS encoding 3-oxoacyl-ACP reductase, whose product MADRYTQFVNSQIGEKLADLVGLPKPSTLRRHEPGQPLLEGAVLLGGDGRLRETVAKALAAADVEVHTELADAEDTPRYAALVFDATGLTSSDQLVALYDFFHTTIRRLGASARVVVLGTVPTATDSPAEHTAQRSLEGFVRSIAKELRAGGTANLVEVHPGAEAGVGAPLRFLLSGRSAFVSGQRFTVGPRTEHPPVVPTDTDRPHDGKVAVVTGAARGIGAAIARTLARDGATVVCLDLPSAGDDLAKVANDVGGTALQVDITADDAARTIIDHATERHGGIDIVVHNAGVTRDKTMAGMDEKRWNMVLDINLSAIERINDALLASDVLEAGARIVCVSSMSGIAGNRGQSNYAASKAGVIGHVAALAPTLADRGITINAVAPGFIETKMTDAMPVATREVGRRLNSLSQGGQPVDVAETIGFFAGPDAAWLNGTTVRVCGQNLLGA is encoded by the coding sequence ATGGCAGATCGTTACACCCAGTTCGTCAACTCCCAGATCGGTGAGAAGCTGGCCGACCTCGTCGGCCTGCCCAAGCCCTCGACCCTGCGCCGCCACGAGCCCGGCCAGCCCCTCCTGGAGGGTGCCGTCCTGCTCGGCGGCGACGGCCGGCTGCGCGAGACCGTCGCGAAGGCGCTGGCCGCCGCCGACGTCGAGGTGCACACCGAGCTCGCCGACGCCGAGGACACCCCGCGCTACGCCGCGCTGGTGTTCGACGCGACCGGCCTGACCAGCAGCGACCAGCTGGTCGCCCTGTACGACTTCTTCCACACCACCATCCGCCGGCTCGGCGCCAGCGCCCGCGTCGTGGTCCTCGGCACCGTGCCGACCGCAACCGACTCCCCGGCCGAGCACACCGCGCAGCGCAGCCTGGAGGGCTTCGTCCGCTCCATCGCCAAGGAGCTGCGTGCCGGGGGCACCGCCAACCTGGTCGAGGTGCACCCGGGCGCCGAGGCCGGCGTCGGTGCCCCGCTGCGCTTCCTGCTGAGCGGCCGGTCGGCCTTCGTGTCCGGCCAGCGGTTCACCGTCGGCCCGCGGACCGAGCACCCGCCGGTCGTCCCCACCGACACCGACCGGCCCCACGACGGCAAGGTCGCCGTGGTCACCGGTGCGGCCCGTGGCATCGGCGCGGCCATCGCCCGCACCCTCGCCCGCGACGGCGCGACCGTCGTCTGCCTGGACCTGCCGTCGGCCGGTGACGACCTCGCGAAGGTCGCCAACGACGTGGGCGGCACGGCCCTGCAGGTCGACATCACCGCCGACGACGCGGCCCGGACGATCATCGACCACGCCACCGAGCGCCACGGCGGCATCGACATCGTGGTCCACAACGCCGGGGTCACCCGCGACAAGACCATGGCGGGCATGGACGAGAAGCGCTGGAACATGGTCCTCGACATCAACCTGTCGGCCATCGAGCGCATCAACGACGCCCTGCTGGCCTCCGACGTCCTCGAGGCCGGCGCGCGAATCGTGTGCGTGTCGTCGATGTCGGGCATCGCCGGCAACCGTGGCCAGTCCAACTACGCCGCGTCCAAGGCGGGGGTCATCGGCCACGTGGCCGCGCTGGCCCCGACGCTGGCCGACCGCGGCATCACCATCAACGCGGTTGCCCCCGGGTTCATCGAGACCAAGATGACCGACGCCATGCCGGTCGCGACCCGCGAGGTCGGCCGCAGGCTCAACAGCCTGTCGCAGGGTGGCCAGCCCGTCGACGTGGCCGAGACGATCGGCTTCTTCGCCGGACCGGACGCCGCATGGCTGAACGGCACTACCGTCCGCGTGTGCGGGCAGAACCTGCTGGGGGCGTGA
- a CDS encoding acetyl-CoA C-acetyltransferase encodes MSQTPRDAVIVGGNRIPFARSNTAYSKASNQDMLTAALDGLVARFGLAGQRLGEVAGGAVLKHARDFNLVRESVLGSALSPETPAFDIQKACDTSLEATIAVANKIRLGQIDSGIACGVDTTSDAPVALNEDLRHVLMEANRAKGPMDYVKLLGSLRPDQIVPEIPRNAEARTGMAMGDHQAITTAEWGISREAQDELAVASHRNLAAAYDRGFFDDLMTPFLGLSKDNNLRPDSNVEKLATLKPVFGDRETGTMTAANSTPLTDGAAAVLLSTREWAAEHDLPVLARFVDAESAAVDYVHGHEGLLMAPAYAVPRMLARNGLTLQDFDLYEIHEAFASTVLSTLAAWDDKTFCTEKLGLDDTLGTIDMDKLNVAGSSLATGHPFAATGARIVATTAKLLAERDDWTNGGRALISVCAAGGNGLVAIVERA; translated from the coding sequence GTGAGCCAGACTCCCCGGGACGCCGTGATCGTCGGCGGCAACCGCATCCCGTTCGCCCGTTCCAACACGGCCTACAGCAAGGCCAGCAACCAGGACATGCTGACCGCGGCCCTCGACGGCCTCGTCGCCCGCTTCGGGCTGGCCGGTCAGCGCCTCGGTGAGGTGGCCGGCGGCGCGGTGCTCAAGCACGCCCGCGACTTCAACCTCGTCCGCGAGTCGGTGCTGGGCAGCGCGCTGTCCCCCGAGACGCCCGCCTTCGACATCCAGAAGGCCTGCGACACCTCGCTGGAGGCCACCATCGCGGTGGCCAACAAGATCCGCCTCGGCCAGATCGACTCGGGCATCGCCTGCGGCGTCGACACGACCTCCGACGCGCCGGTGGCGCTGAACGAGGACCTGCGCCACGTGCTCATGGAGGCCAACCGCGCCAAGGGTCCGATGGACTACGTCAAGCTGCTCGGCAGCCTGCGGCCCGACCAGATCGTGCCGGAGATCCCCCGCAACGCCGAGGCCCGGACGGGCATGGCGATGGGCGACCACCAGGCCATCACCACCGCCGAGTGGGGCATCTCCCGCGAGGCGCAGGACGAGCTGGCCGTGGCCAGCCACCGCAACCTGGCAGCCGCCTACGACCGCGGCTTCTTCGACGACCTGATGACCCCGTTCCTGGGGCTGTCGAAGGACAACAACCTGCGGCCCGACAGCAACGTGGAGAAGCTGGCGACCCTGAAGCCCGTCTTCGGTGACCGCGAGACCGGCACCATGACGGCCGCCAACTCCACTCCCCTGACCGACGGTGCGGCAGCCGTGCTGCTGTCGACCCGCGAGTGGGCGGCCGAGCACGACCTGCCGGTGCTGGCCCGCTTCGTCGACGCCGAGTCCGCCGCGGTCGACTACGTGCACGGCCACGAGGGCCTGCTGATGGCCCCCGCCTACGCCGTGCCCCGCATGCTCGCCCGCAACGGCCTGACCCTGCAGGACTTCGACCTCTACGAGATCCACGAGGCGTTCGCCTCCACCGTGCTGTCGACGCTGGCCGCCTGGGACGACAAGACGTTCTGCACCGAGAAGCTCGGCTTGGACGACACCCTCGGCACCATCGACATGGACAAGCTGAACGTCGCCGGGTCGTCGCTGGCCACCGGCCACCCCTTCGCCGCCACCGGTGCCCGCATCGTGGCGACCACCGCCAAGCTGCTGGCCGAGCGCGACGACTGGACCAACGGCGGCCGTGCGCTGATCAGCGTCTGTGCGGCCGGCGGCAACGGCCTGGTCGCCATCGTCGAGCGCGCGTAA
- a CDS encoding acyl-CoA dehydrogenase family protein, whose amino-acid sequence MGLALGGLRRLASSELLDRYGLRERVEALVQSSTRNGFTAAVGAGRQFAKASKAINGGRAARQAPVEGGATLFDLTPDEEQQMLVEGFGDFAETHLRPAAREADDTCTTPDKLRAMANEMGAMVLGIPSDLGGVVDERSAVTSVLALEAMAAGDMGLTAGIMAPAAVASALSLWGDADQQARFLPAFTEDNPPTAALAISEPHPLFDPTVLRTTARREGDELVLDGVKALVAHVDRCDLYLVSADLEGSGPALVLVEAGTAGLAVKAEPTMGVRATASGELLLEGVRVPAANLLGDGAPEVHSEMIARTRIAWAALAVGTAQAVLDYVIPYVKERHAFGEPIANRQAVAFTVANIGVELEGMRLATYRAASLADQGKPFAREAAVAARLAEEKGMQIGSDGVQLLGGHGYVKEHPVERWYRDLRAAAVVDGMVLV is encoded by the coding sequence ATGGGCTTGGCCCTCGGCGGGCTTCGCCGTCTGGCCAGCAGCGAGCTGCTCGACCGTTACGGCCTGCGCGAGCGCGTCGAGGCGCTGGTGCAGTCCAGCACCCGCAACGGCTTCACCGCCGCCGTCGGCGCCGGCCGGCAGTTCGCGAAGGCCAGCAAGGCGATCAACGGTGGCAGGGCTGCCCGGCAGGCCCCGGTCGAGGGCGGCGCGACGCTGTTCGACCTGACCCCCGACGAGGAGCAGCAGATGCTCGTGGAGGGGTTCGGCGACTTCGCCGAGACCCACCTGCGTCCCGCGGCGCGGGAGGCCGACGACACGTGCACCACCCCGGACAAGCTGCGGGCGATGGCCAACGAGATGGGCGCCATGGTCCTGGGCATCCCCAGCGACCTCGGCGGCGTCGTCGACGAGCGGTCCGCCGTCACGAGCGTCCTGGCGCTGGAGGCCATGGCCGCCGGCGACATGGGCCTGACCGCCGGCATCATGGCCCCCGCGGCCGTCGCCTCGGCCCTGTCGCTCTGGGGGGATGCCGACCAGCAGGCCCGCTTCCTGCCGGCGTTCACCGAGGACAACCCGCCGACCGCGGCGCTGGCGATCAGCGAGCCGCACCCGCTGTTCGACCCCACGGTGCTGCGCACCACCGCTCGCCGGGAGGGTGACGAGCTGGTCCTCGACGGCGTCAAGGCGTTGGTCGCCCACGTCGACCGCTGCGACCTGTACCTGGTGTCGGCCGACCTCGAGGGATCCGGCCCCGCGCTGGTCCTGGTCGAGGCCGGCACCGCCGGGCTGGCCGTCAAGGCCGAACCGACCATGGGCGTGCGCGCGACGGCGTCCGGCGAGCTGCTGCTGGAGGGCGTGCGCGTGCCCGCCGCCAACCTGCTCGGCGACGGTGCCCCCGAGGTCCACAGCGAGATGATCGCCCGGACGCGCATCGCCTGGGCCGCCCTTGCCGTCGGTACCGCGCAGGCGGTCCTCGACTACGTCATCCCCTACGTGAAGGAACGCCACGCCTTCGGCGAGCCCATCGCCAACCGGCAGGCCGTTGCCTTCACCGTCGCCAACATCGGCGTGGAGCTGGAGGGCATGCGCCTTGCCACCTACCGCGCCGCGTCGCTGGCCGACCAGGGCAAGCCGTTCGCCCGTGAAGCCGCCGTCGCGGCTCGCCTGGCCGAGGAGAAGGGCATGCAGATCGGCTCCGACGGCGTGCAGCTGCTCGGTGGCCACGGCTACGTCAAGGAGCACCCGGTGGAGCGGTGGTACCGCGACCTGCGCGCCGCCGCCGTCGTCGACGGGATGGTCCTGGTCTAG
- a CDS encoding acyl-CoA dehydrogenase family protein codes for MINLEVPKKFTPAIDQAKAVAEHVLRPISRQYDRDEHTYAKELDMLAAAMAGMEESGSMKGTGATGVKREKPTNGENRNASNMSTVLSIKEAAKGDLGLMLTIPGQGLGNSAIASVASEEQMERFKGKWAAMAITEPDAGSDSSAINTTAVRDGDHYILNGTKIFITAGERADLLVVWATLDKDLGKAAIKSFVVEKGTPGLNFVRSEDKLGIRASDTAQFVLEDCRVPAENLLGDPEVSVESGFAGAMQTFDNTRPLVASMGIGVAEACLERTRELLAEAGVEVDWDKPAHSQSAAAQALLDMEADFEAARLLTLKAAWMADNAKPNSLEASYAKAKAGRMVVDVALRCVQLCGPVGYGETELLEKWARDAKILDIFEGTQQIQLLIIARRLLGLSSAELR; via the coding sequence GTGATCAACCTCGAAGTCCCCAAGAAGTTCACCCCGGCCATCGACCAGGCCAAGGCCGTCGCCGAGCACGTCCTGCGGCCGATCAGCCGCCAGTACGACCGTGACGAGCACACCTACGCCAAGGAGCTCGACATGCTGGCCGCCGCCATGGCCGGCATGGAGGAGTCCGGGTCCATGAAGGGCACCGGCGCCACCGGTGTGAAGCGCGAGAAGCCGACCAACGGCGAGAACCGCAACGCCTCGAACATGTCGACGGTGCTGTCCATCAAGGAGGCCGCCAAGGGCGACCTCGGCCTGATGCTGACCATCCCCGGCCAGGGGCTGGGCAACTCCGCGATCGCCTCGGTGGCCTCGGAGGAGCAGATGGAGCGGTTCAAGGGCAAGTGGGCCGCCATGGCCATCACCGAGCCCGACGCCGGGTCGGACTCCTCCGCCATCAACACCACGGCGGTCCGCGACGGCGACCACTACATCCTCAACGGCACCAAGATCTTCATCACCGCCGGCGAGCGGGCCGACCTGCTCGTCGTCTGGGCCACGCTGGACAAGGACCTGGGCAAGGCGGCGATCAAGAGCTTCGTCGTCGAGAAGGGCACCCCCGGCCTCAACTTCGTGCGGAGCGAGGACAAGCTCGGCATCCGTGCCTCCGACACCGCCCAGTTCGTCCTGGAGGACTGTCGGGTGCCTGCGGAGAACCTGCTGGGTGACCCCGAGGTCAGCGTCGAGTCGGGCTTCGCCGGGGCGATGCAGACCTTCGACAACACCCGTCCGCTGGTCGCCAGCATGGGCATCGGTGTCGCCGAGGCCTGCCTGGAGCGCACCCGTGAGCTGCTGGCCGAGGCCGGCGTCGAGGTCGACTGGGACAAGCCCGCGCACAGCCAGTCCGCGGCCGCCCAGGCGCTGCTGGACATGGAAGCCGACTTCGAGGCCGCCCGGCTGCTGACGCTGAAGGCTGCCTGGATGGCCGACAACGCCAAGCCCAACTCGCTGGAGGCCAGCTACGCCAAGGCCAAGGCCGGCCGCATGGTCGTCGACGTCGCCCTGCGCTGCGTGCAGCTGTGCGGTCCCGTTGGCTACGGCGAGACCGAGCTGCTGGAGAAGTGGGCCCGTGACGCCAAGATCCTCGACATCTTCGAGGGCACCCAGCAGATCCAGCTGCTGATCATCGCCCGCCGCCTGCTCGGCCTGTCGTCGGCGGAGCTGCGCTGA